One window from the genome of Salvia miltiorrhiza cultivar Shanhuang (shh) chromosome 7, IMPLAD_Smil_shh, whole genome shotgun sequence encodes:
- the LOC130993730 gene encoding protein COFACTOR ASSEMBLY OF COMPLEX C SUBUNIT B CCB4, chloroplastic: protein MDAGILQRFVIPLSPPRNRYVSRPHQIRVSLNSQGGYEAPKPKRELLAEWVSKNDDFVRSLPIYVGGASLAAVLLNRAVSGIAPVADASSSQSRADLLTLGLAVTNILNGLVWLSIRPKTISVVDPNGVECQRIYHGLPESVTSELLWAWESISDVTCCRSLIVVYDGICILQIGFADVLQPNGDEPTVVDANKLIQGSLYKGVLRSGSQSYLANLSLYPGKTELPFLPSNTQAVIMQPLGDKGIAIVGGDTIRGFTTSDQAWITLIGEKLEATLAKAVNKIPLMVQEKS, encoded by the exons ATGGACGCGGGAATCCTTCAGCGCTTCGTTATTCCGTTAAGCCCGCCACGCAACCGTTACGTTTCCCGCCCGCACCAAATTAGGGTTTCTCTCAATTCTCAG GGAGGGTATGAAGCTCCGAAGCCAAAGAGGGAGCTGCTGGCGGAATGGGTGTCTAAAAACGACGATTTCGTGCGGAGCTTGCCGATATACGTCGGCGGCGCATCTCTGGCGGCTGTGCTCCTCAATCGAGCGGTTTCGGGCATTGCTCCTGTTGCTGACGCTAGCAG TTCACAGTCTAGAGCAGATCTGTTGACACTTGGTTTGGCTGTTACCAATATTTTGAATGGTCTTGTGTGGCTCTCGATTCGTCCAAAAACTATTTCTGTG GTAGATCCCAATGGGGTGGAATGTCAAAGAATTTATCATGGCCTTCCTGAATCTGTTACCTCAGAGTTACTctg GGCATGGGAGTCTATATCAGATGTTACATGCTGCAGATCCCTCATTGTAGTGTATGATGGCATCTGCATTTTGCAAATAGGGTTTGCTGATGTCTTGCAACCAAATGGAGATGAACCCACGGTTGTAGATGCTAACAAACTGATCCAAGGATCCCTTTATAAGGGAGTTTTGAGATCTGGATCTC AAAGTTATTTGGCCAATTTGTCACTGTATCCTGGGAAGACTGAGCTTCCGTTTTTACCTTCAAATACACAG GCTGTTATCATGCAACCACTTGGCGATAAAGGAATTGCAATAGTTGGCGGTGACACAATTAGGGGATTTACTACTTCAGACCAG GCATGGATCACGTTAATTGGAGAGAAGTTAGAAGCTACACTTGCAAAAGCTGTAAATAAAATTCCATTGATGGTGCAAGAGAAGAGTTAA
- the LOC130993729 gene encoding glycosyltransferase family 92 protein RCOM_0530710-like: MSSSDKRRKRKRILRQSLSLSCVRSVLLCFSFLTLLYLLSYALPFTCSAFRPVLVVSTLSLLSSSATTTAHLLDIQDRVLFPDHVLLLLTRANKDGARELECLYFSESDLIRGRNHSGVKKVLSIDEYDEFRMIVRCPLPFGNYSGEVNLRWHGENGISEQVKDSWSLNNWDNLAYAAAIDDTSVVVFVKGLNLRADRKSDPSQFSCHFALGKWKRTKALTAAQEVIRCALPRSLQVRGSNAHRVVEGIRVTIGMQQQLVPSVAKVSNLVYESRRREGEGKYELCVCTMVWNQGSAIREWIMYHAWLGVERWFVYDNNSDDGIDEVVRQLDRENYNISRHVWPWIKTQEAGFSHCAVRAKDECKWISFMDVDEYFYLPYSTPKHQRFRKLGYAGQGSLRTLVANVSSWSSAIAEIRTSCHSFGPSGLSAAPPQGVTVGYSCRLQSPERHKSMIRADALDPTLLNVVHHFHLKKGFKYLNLPATAAVINHYKYQVWEVFRAKFYRRVATYVADWQQNQNEGSRDRAPGLGTEAIEPPDWPQKFCEVWDTGLRDFVLANLADVNTGLLPWEAPAAQ, translated from the coding sequence ATGAGCTCTTCAGATAAACGCCGCAAGAGAAAACGTATTCTGAGACAATCACTCTCACTCTCGTGTGTAAGATCTGTCCTCCTCTGCTTCAGCTTCCTCACACTGCTCTACCTCTTATCCTACGCTCTCCCCTTCACTTGTTCCGCTTTCCGCCCCGTTTTAGTCGTTTCTACCTTATCCTTGTTGTCTTCTTCCGCTACCACAACCGCCCACCTCTTGGACATTCAGGATAGGGTTTTGTTCCCCGATCATGTCCTCTTGTTGCTCACCCGCGCTAACAAAGACGGCGCTCGTGAATTGGAATgtctttattttagtgaaagTGATTTGATTAGAGGTAGGAATCACAGTGGTGTGAAGAAGGTGCTGTCCATAGATGAATATGATGAGTTTAGGATGATAGTAAGGTGCCCTCTTCCATTTGGGAATTATTCGGGTGAGGTGAATTTGAGGTGGCATGGTGAAAATGGCATTTCTGAGCAAGTTAAGGATAGTTGGTCGTTGAATAATTGGGACAATTTGGCTTATGCAGCTGCAATAGATGACACCTCTGTTGTTGTGTTTGTGAAGGGATTGAATCTGAGGGCGGATCGCAAGTCCGATCCCAGCCAATTCAGCTGCCATTTCGCATTAGGGAAATGGAAGAGGACCAAGGCATTGACTGCTGCTCAGGAGGTTATAAGGTGCGCGTTGCCACGGAGCTTGCAAGTCCGTGGCAGCAACGCTCATAGGGTGGTTGAGGGGATTCGCGTCACTATTGGCATGCAGCAGCAGCTCGTGCCATCTGTGGCCAAGGTATCCAATTTGGTGTATGAATCGAGGAGGAGGGAGGGTGAGGGGAAATACGAGCTGTGTGTGTGTACAATGGTGTGGAACCAGGGCTCAGCCATTCGCGAATGGATCATGTACCACGCATGGCTCGGGGTGGAGAGATGGTTTGTGTACGACAATAACAGCGATGATGGGATAGACGAGGTTGTTCGACAGCTTGATCGTGAGAACTACAACATCAGCCGGCACGTGTGGCCGTGGATCAAGACTCAAGAAGCAGGGTTCTCTCACTGTGCAGTGAGAGCAAAGGATGAATGTAAATGGATTTCATTCATGGATGTGGATGAGTATTTCTACTTGCCCTATTCAACTCCTAAGCACCAGAGGTTCAGGAAACTAGGGTATGCAGGGCAGGGTTCGCTGCGTACCTTAGTGGCCAACGTGTCGTCGTGGTCGAGCGCCATAGCCGAGATCCGGACATCCTGCCACAGCTTCGGGCCGTCAGGGCTGAGCGCGGCGCCACCACAGGGAGTCACCGTGGGGTACAGCTGTCGGCTTCAGAGCCCCGAGAGGCACAAGTCGATGATCAGGGCAGATGCACTCGACCCAACCCTGCTCAACGTGGTGCACCATTTCCACCTCAAAAAAGGTTTCAAGTACCTGAATTTGCCGGCAACTGCAGCCGTCATCAATCACTACAAATACCAAGTGTGGGAGGTTTTCAGAGCAAAGTTTTACAGAAGAGTTGCTACATACGTCGCGGATTGGCAACAGAACCAGAACGAGGGCTCACGTGACAGAGCACCGGGGCTGGGGACGGAGGCCATTGAGCCGCCCGATTGGCCACAGAAGTTCTGTGAGGTTTGGGACACAGGCCTTAGAGACTTCGTTTTGGCTAATTTGGCTGATGTTAACACCGGTTTGCTGCCGTGGGAGGCACCGGCCGCTCAGTAA